In the genome of Haliaeetus albicilla chromosome W, bHalAlb1.1, whole genome shotgun sequence, the window attgcttttgctcaagggcctgggtgcacttggtgggtgatgcgaaaagatggggaagtccgatgtgtgcctcaaggggatttgattttaggtgaaaatagccagaattaaactgtatgatattagttgctatataaccctgctactgtatgttatcattactataattgttatatgctatatccatagtactatagtaagaatcacttggatcaagcaagaactgtgataaaactgagcaaagcgcagtagaggtggatccagaactgactccagcatgcaacaatccaacggtgcacaccatcctcctgctgcgccaaatgtcacctgctcgtcacaccgcactgaagcccaattctgctctaccgactgagaggactttgcaccatccctcctgctcagacagactggtatgacagacggagcccagagtcagaaactaaatgaactcaacaaacattttatgaacataaagaactaaagaactgatatctctgtgtgtgtatacttatatatatatatatatctctctcattgttcatatgtctcaaagggatggaaaggtggtgatgattgatcagaatgtaactaaaggtatgggaactgagcatgacgtcaatggtatagaataaggggtggatactgtcctggtttcagctgggatgtagttaactgtcttcctagtagctggtacagtgctatgttttgagttcagtatgtgaagaatgttgataacactgatgttttcagttgttgctcagtagtgtttagactacagtcaaggatttttcagcttctcatgcccagccagggcacctgacccaaactggccaacagtgtattccataccatgtgacgtcccatctagtttaggaactgggaagtggggggggggcagggattcgccgcttgggggactggctgggtgtcggtcggcgggtggtgagcgattgccctgcgcatcatttgtacatttcaatccttttattactactgttgtcattttattagtgttatcattatcattattagtctcttcttttctgttctattaaatcgttcttatctcaacccaggagttttacttcttttcctgattttctcccccatcccactggatggggggggagtgagtgagcggctgcgtggtgcttagttgctggctggggttaaaccacgacagagagTTAATGCAGtagagggaaaccagggaaaaaagatCGGCGAtgagaaaatatggaaaagagactgttttagggtggtttcgAGGATTCCCTTGAAGGTGAACACACACACTCTGACTATAAGGGGAAAAatcaagcatttattaactacagatgtgcgttatgctaagggtatcttgcAAATCACGTTAACGTACCGACCCGAGGACTGAGTGGAAGATGcaccatccgtacattcttgtgccgtcttgcgctgcgagctcagcccagcaatcggtaggtgtcAGCTTTACATGGGCATCCCCATGGAGGCAACGGTGGCCTCGCCATACACCAGCCCAATGATCTTCggaaaaatcccggtatttatacatttgcagcGGAACGGGTTtcggcacacgtggccagcgggtgccaaaacatGCCTCGATTGtaacatagggagcctatgacgcatgcgctcgctggccaggcacgCTGCACGAGCGATAGCCaccctgtctattggttcatgggctttgtacatgCGGCATATTTTCATCATCCAGCAGTTACGCGCCAATCATGCAGagagctgtgctgtgcagcAGCCTGCCGCCCGTCCTCCCCCAGTATTGCTCAGCTCTCTTATCTCCGTGGTCAGCATTCCAAGCAACAGGCAACAAaccatccattttctgtgctgactgcaTTTTCCTCAGCTATCTACCTCTCACCCAGTGTTCATCCACGGACCAAAATCCCATCTTTTAACCCATCTGTATACAGAGACAGATGATGGAAAAactggggaaagagaaaggcaagggcaaagaggaaaagcagggaaaagagacagtatagggaaaaggaggaaaggagagagttcATGGTAAaaggggaaaccagggaaaagaggcaggcaAGGGCAAAGAGGAAAATCAGGGAtaagagacagtcgagggaaaggaAGCGACAGAGACAGTTCATTAAAGAGAGGGAATCTAGTGAAAAGGGATAGGCGAGGGGAAAAGTGCTAacagagagagttaatgcagaagagggaaacaaaggaaaatagaCCGGCGATGAGAAATGATGGAAAAAGACAGTTCATGAAAAAACTGGGGAACGAGTCATGCGAGGGCAAAGACGAAAAGCAGGGACAAGAcagagtcgagggaaaagaagggaaagagagagttcattgaaaagagggaaaccagggaaaagagacaggcgagcGGGAAGAGGTagaagagagagttaatgcagaagagggaaaccagggaaaaaagacacgTGGCAGAAaacaaggggaagagagagatcattgaaaagagggaagcTAGGGAAAAGGGGcagtcgagggaaaagaaggggaagaaggagttcatggaaaagagggaaacaaaggaaaagacaCAGGCGAGgaaaaagagggcaaagagagagttcatggaaaagggggaaaccagggaagagagacaggcaagggggaaagaggtaaaagagagagttaatgcagaagaggGAAACCAAGGGAAAAAGACAGGCGATGGGAAACGATGGAAAAAGACAGTTCCTGGAAAAACTGTGGAGAGAGTCATGCAAgggcaaagaggaaaagcagggacAAGTCAGAatcgagggaaaagaaggggaagagagtattcatggaaaaaagggaaaccagggaaaagagacaggcgagcgggaaagaggtaaaagagagagttaatgcagaagagggaaaccagggaaaaatacaggcaatgagaaaagatggaaaagagacagatgATGGAAAAactggggaaagagacaggcaagggcaaaaaggaaaagcacggaaagagacagtcgagggaacagaaggggaagagagagttcatggcaaagagggaaaccagggaaaggAGGCAGTACAGGAAAAAgatggggaagagagagttcattgAAAAGATGGAAGCCAGGGAAAAGCGGCAGTcgaaggaaaagaaggggaagggagtgttcttgggaaagagggaaaacagggggggaaaaaaagcgagggggaaagaggagaaggagagggtTAATGCACAAGaaggaaaccagggaaaaaagacacgTGGCAGAAAACAAGGGGAAGAGACAGatcattgaaaagagggaagctagggaaaagaggcagttgagggaaaagaaggggaaggagaagttcatggaaaagagggaaacaaGGGAAAAGGGATAGGCGAGGGGAAAAGTGCTAACaaagagagttaatgcagaagagggaaacaaaggaaaatagaCCGGCGATGAGAAACGATGGAAAAAGACAGTTCCTGGAAAAACTGGGGAACGAGTCATGCGAGGGCAAAGACGAAAAGCAGGGACAAGAcagagtcgagggaaaagaaggggaagagagagttcattgaaaagagggaagccagggaaaagcagcagtCGAAGGAAAAGAAGGGTAAGAGAGTGTTcttggaaaaaagggaaaccaggggaaaaaaacaggcaaGGGGGAAAGAGGTGAAGGAGAGGGTTAATGCAGAAGaaggaaaccagggaaaaaagacaggcaaTGAGAACAGATGGAAGTGAGACAGATGATGGAAAAactggggaaagagacaggcaagggcaaagaggaaaagcaggtaaaagagacagtctagggaaaagaagggaaagagagagttcatggtaaaaagggaaaccaggaaaaagagacaggcaagggcaaagaggaaaagcagggaaaagagacagtcgagggaaaggaAGCGACAGAGACAGTTCATTAAAGAGAGGGAATCTAGTGAAAAGGGATAGGCGAGGGGAAAAGTGCTAATaaagagagttaatgcagaagagggaaacaaaggaaaatagaCCAGCGATGAGAAACGATGGAAAAAGACAGTTCCTGGAAAAACTGGGGAACGAGTCATGCGAGagcaaagatgaaaagcagggaCAAGACAGagtcaagggaaaagaaggggaagagagagctcattgaaaagagggaagcCAGGGAATGGAGGCagtggagggaaaagaaggggaagagagtgTTCacggaaaaaagggaaaccagggaaaaaacACAGGCGAGGGGGAAAGAGGTAAAGGAGGGGgttaaagcaaaagaaggaaaccAGTGAAAAAAAACAGGCGATGAGAAATGATGGAAGAGAGACAGATGATGGGAAAACTGtggaaagagacaggcaagggcaaagaggaaaagcagggaaaagagacaatcgagggaaaagaagggaaagagggagttcatggaaaagaggggaaCCAGAGAAAagacacaggcgagggggaaagaggtaaaggaaagagttaatacagaagagggaaaccagggaaaaggGACAGGTGACAAGAAATGATTGacaagagacagttcatgggaaaacaggggaaagagagaggcgagggcatagaggaaaagcagggaaaagagtcgagggaaaagaaggaaagagagagttcatggcAAAGAGGGAAACTAGGGAAAAGACAGAGACGAGGGAAAAGGTgtaaaagagggagttgagggaaaacGGGAAAGTTAGTAGTCAGGGAAAAGAGGTAAGAGTTCGtggaaaatagggaaaagagggaaaagtgacaggcaagggaaaatagaaggaaaagagagagttgaggaatgagaaggaatagaggaaggcgagtgaaagtgggaaaattgaaaGCTGAGGGAAGAGTGGTGAGAGAGttaggcgaggggaaagaggggaaagaggcaagcgagggaaaagatggggaaaagagagttgagggaaagcagagaaaagtgacaggcgagggaaaagagagggaaaaaagagagttgaaatatgagagggaaaggacagaggtgaatgaaagtgggaaaattagacactgagggaagagaggtaagagacaggcgaggggaagaGGTAAAAACGACAAGTGAGGGAAAAGATGATAGAGAGAGAGTTTattggaaagagggaaaagagataggcgagggCAAAGAGATGGAAAGTGGAGAGATGAGGGATGATAGGGAAAAGTTGGatgtgagtgaaagtgggaaaactagacaccgagggaagagaggtaagagcgacaggcgaggggaaagagggacaAGAGAGAGTGcggggaaagcagggaaaaaaaagaaaggtgagggaaaaaagaggggaaagagagggttgagggatgagagggaacagaggaaggcgagtgaaagtgggaaaattagacactgaaggaagagaggtgagagagtcaggtgaggggaaagagggaaaagaaggagttgagggaaagcattGGAATGTGACTGGttatggaaaagagggaagagttcatggaaaagagggaaccaggaaaaagagagaggagagggaaaagagaggggaaagagacacttgaggaatgagagggaaaagagggaggacagtgaaagtgggaaaattagacaccgagggaagagagtgtaagagactgaattcttATCCTGAAtcatttgcctcaaagattgttaggtgtaGGGGACTGGAccatcatctcaaggaactgtgaactggTTATATTGAGCCCTCtgtctctaagatggcctgtttaagcaggacactcctctgtccataaggacgattaccaggccattgaggcatccagtGGAGGAAACGGGGCTAGagctgataagatactggtttctggtgttgatcacgcaATGGTCgtgtgatagacgaaacctgcagcgcatgagatcattgaaatatgccctataaaaaactcATAGAGATAAGCTGTGGGCAGCCTtcttcaccaccaaagaattgaagactgaggaccaacgggacaccgctggatccatggtggtgaccgTCCTTGCAACCCCCACCACCGACTGCTTGCCTGAGGACCAACAggacgccgctggatccgtggtggtgactatcctagcaatcctatcccaactgcttgcttaatttccaccttttcttccattctatcctatcgctaccattttccacttttgataataaaacctattttgactatacggcatttgacctcgtttgtgtcttaatctcgctcttgggatcatatcaaaaccttccctgacattgGATCAGGACATTTAAATTGGCGTCACGGACAGGATCCCTTGAGACGAGAGTGCCGTACTGTTTCCCTGCTTTAATACGCGAGACCTCTCAGGAACGTAAGGGGGGCAGGCTTGTGTTGTGCTGTATTTGAAACTTTACGTGCTGCCGTCCTGAGACGACTGCTTCCCCACTTTGTATAAGATGAGTGATAGCAAAGTTGCCCGTTTGAAAGAAgctttgtttgattttttgGAAAAGCATAAAGTGCGACCCTCTGTGCTTGGGATAGACTGGGCTCAGGGAAATTGGTATAATCTGCAGAGCGTTGTTGATCGGATGGTCGCTTTACAGAAAGATGCTAGAGTGCGGTCAGGGAATGGAAAAGCAATTTTCTGTGCCGTTCTCGGTGTCAGTCTGGCCGCAGCAGTGGAGGATAGGGATTGCCACCTCACTGCAGAATCTCAAATTATTGAATTCCTCCAAAATCTTGCTCAGTCCCTTATGGGACAAGTGGCGGGATTAAAAGCACAacttgaagcagaaaagaaccaAGTGAAACATTCGCAAATTGCTCTTAAGGAACGGCTCCTTGCAGGTACTGTCCGTGAGGAAATCCCTCCAAGATCAGAAATTGGCTACCCCTTTAaggacctgcaggcagcaaaagagTGGAGAAGTTAGAGCTGCCTTCATTGCGACCTTTAGTCAAAACTGAATATACTTATGATGATGAGCAGGACCAGTTCCACCAAGTTACAACTAAAGAGGTCCCCTATACTGCCATTGAGTTGGCAAaactaaaaaaggaatttggccGAACCCCTAAGGAGTCAGAAACAGAGTATGTGTGGAGAGTATCATTGTCGGGGGCGGACCAGATTCTGTTAAGTGAAAAGGAGGTGGAAGGGTACTGGGGACCAGGAGTGTTTTTAACTACTGGGAATCACCGTGCCCCCTGGTCTTTAACCCAACGGGCAGCCTATTGGGCAGGGGGTTTGAACCCCTTGGAGAGGGGGGATCCCCTCGCGATTACGGGGACTGTTGATCAATTAGTGGAGAGTGTGCAAAAGGCAGCTTGTCTGCAGATGATGTATGATCGAAAATTGGAGCCTAGGCAGGAGTCCCCGGTGATGATGTCGGTGGATCCTGAGCGAATGACTCCCCTTATACGGGGACTCCCTGATTCTCTGAAACCAATTGGTATACAATTACAAGGAAAGATACAGACGATGCCCCAGGGTGAGAGTGTTGCGGCTGCTTCAGGAGGATTCACGCCTGATCAGCACCACCGCCCCCCAGATAAGAAAATGTGGACCTGGGGAGAAGTGGCCcaggaattaattaattacGGGCACAAGTATGGTCCTGTTAACCCTCCAGCCACCAAAACAGACTCCAGGGGCTTGAGGCGGGCTGAAGTAAAAATAGTTCCGTGCCCTGGGAGTGATAAGAGAACACCCCTTGCTAGACCGCCCGGGGGGAGAGGTATCCCGAACAAACGTAATATACTGTGGGCGCGGGGATACCAGATAGGGATCCCTCGTGACTTAATGGACGGGATGCCAACAGACAAATTGGAAAAATTGGTGACAGGGTGGCCTGATAAATCAGCAAATAGAAAAGTGGATTTTGAGAATACTACTCTTAACGCACCCTCCCTGATTGATGTATCAGAAACAAACGCCACCCAAGAGCCGGCGGGAAACTAGATCCTTCGCCTTTCGGTGGTgagcgggcggggggggtgtgtgtgtgtgtgtttgtgaagGTTGGATGTATATTAGACAACTCACTGAAAACGGCCAGGGTGATTTACTAATTACAGGTATTGTGGGACCAAGACAAGTCCCGGTCACctttttggtagataccggaGCTGAGATTTCAGCTATTAAAACCAAAGACGCTGCTAATTGCGGAATTACACCCtccaaacagcagctttttgtgGCAGATGCATTCGGCATTGTTCAGCCACAGGCATTAGCAACGGTCAGACTGCGTTTGCCAGGAGAAGATAGTGCCACTACAGTGACAATGGTTGTGGGGGAGTTTCCACTTAACCTTTTAGGACTCgatgttttaaaaggaaagaccTGGATTGATAACAAAAGGAGACAGTGGTCATTTGGCTCTCCCACAATAGATATTCGGCTGTTAAAAGCCGCGCCGCTGCTTCCCCCTTCAAAGCTTACAAATGTTAAGCCCTACCCGATACCCTTGGGGGCCAGAGAGGGAACAGCGCCTGTGTTAGAGGACTTAAAGGGACAGGGTATTGTGATTCCAACCCATTCTCCTTTTAACTCCCCGGTGTGGCCAGTGCGAAAACCTAATGGCAAGTGGAGATTAACTGTAGATTATCGCAGACTTAATGCAAATACCGGTCCATTGACAGCTGCGGTACTGAATATTGCTGAGCTTATAGCTACAATCCAGGAACGAGCCCACCCGATTATGGCAACAGTGGATGTTAAAGATATGTTTTTTATGGTCCCCCTGCAAACAGAAGATCAAGACCGCTTTGCATTTACTTGGGAGGGTCAGCAATTTACTTTTACCTGACTCCCACAAGGGTACAAGCATTCCCCCACTCTAGCTCATCATGCGTTAGCGCAGGAGCTAGAACTAATTCAAACAGAGGAGGGGGTCAGTGTTTAtcagtacattgatgacattCTTGTAGGTGgggatgaaacagaaaaagttcAGAAAACTCAGGATAATATAATTTCTCACTTGGAAAGCTTGGGGTTGAAAATTCCaccagagaaaaaacaaacaccctcAAGCGAAGTAAAGTTTTTAGGAATTTGGTGGAAGGGAGGAATGACATGTATCCCTCCGACACCCTTTCCTCATTGGATCAGATTAAAATGCCAGAGTCAAAAAAGGATTTGCAGCACGTACTAGGATTActtgtgttttggaggaaacatatccctgatttttcagttattgcAAGACCCCCGTATGACTTGTTGCGAAAAGGGGCTCAGTGGGAATGGAGTAAGCCCCATGAAGAGGCATTGCAATTGCTAATTTTTGAAGCAACTGCCCATCAAGCTCTTGGTCCTATTCATCCCACAGACCCTGTCCATATTGAATGGGGATTTGCCAAAAGTAGGTTATCAATCCATTTATGGCAAAAGGGCCCTGAAGGACCCACTCGACCTATTGGGTTCTATTCTCACAGTTTTAAGGATGCAGAAAAAAGATATACTGCTTGGgagaaaggtttttttgtaGTCAGTTTAGCCTTGAGAGAGGCTGAACAGACTATTTGACAGCAGTCTATAGTGCTTAGAGGCCCGTTTAAAGTAACCAAGACAGTTTTAGCAGGAACTGCACCCCCTGACGGGGTGGCTCAGAGAGCCTCTGTACGGAAATGGTATGCCCAGATAGAGCATTATTGTGACATTTTTACTGTGTCTGAGGGGGCAGCAAAGATGTTAACCATTCAAGAGGAAACAAGCCCAGATAGGGAAACATCTGAACTTCCTCCTGTAATACAAGTGGCCCCCCCGTTTTCTGAACAATTGCAGAATGTTTGGTTTACTGATGCTTCCTCTAAACGAGAAGGGAAAACTTGGAAATATCGAGCTGTAGCACTCCGCATGGATGCAGACAAACAAATAATCACCGAAGGGGAAGGTAGTGCTCAAGTAGGGGAATTAGTTGCAGTATGGAGTGTTTTCCAGCATGAAGCTCAATCTACCTCTCCTGTCTATATCTATACTGATTCCTATGCTGTATTTAAAGGCTGTACTGAATGGCTTCCATTCTGGGAACAAAATGGGTGGGAAGTCAATAGGATACCTGtatggcagaaagaaaagtggcAAGATATTCTAACCACTGCTAGACAAGGAAAATTTGCAGTAGCCTGGGTGGCTTCCCATCAACAGGATAGCACCCCTGTTAGCCAGTGGAATGGCAAAGCTGATGAATTGGCCCAATTAGCTCCCCTCCAGAACACCCCAATAGCAGAAGACTGGGAGTGATTGTTAGAATAGCTACatgtaaaaaggaaacattcGGGGATCAAAGATCTCTATTGTGAGGCCTAAGCTCGAGGTTGGCCAGTTACCAGGGAAGAATGTAAAACTTGTGTGTCTGCCTGTGAACAATGTCGTACCCGCTTGGAAAGACACCCCCTGGAAGGTGACCCCTTACACCtaagggagggaaaagggttGTGGGAGGCTTGGCAAGTGGACTACATTGGCCCCTTCCAGAAATCAGAAAGAAAGCATTATGTGTTAGTTGGAGTAGAGATAGTGTCAGGGTTAATCCAGGCCGAAGCCTTTGCCAGAGCTACTGgggaaaacacagtgaaagCTTTGAAAGAGTGGTTTGGCACTTTCCCCAAACCTCAGTCGATTCAGTCGGATAATGGTTCCCACTTTACTACTAACATAGTCCAAGATTGGGCAACCCAGGAGGGGATCTCGTGGGTGCGCCATACTCCATATTATCCACAGGCAAACGGAATTGTGGAAAGAACAAATGGCTTGCTGAAACGCTTCCTCAAGCCGCATAAGCCTGGATGGGCTGAACGGCTACGGGATGCAGTGACTAGTGTTAACAGTCATTGGGGAGTGAATGGGTGCCCgaaaattacagcattttgcCCGAAAACCCCAACCATTATGCCAGCCCCAGATAACCCGGATCATCCCAGAAATCCATCATACTTTCTGAGCCAACCAGTCTTAGTTGCTAACTCCCCACGGTTGGAACCGTAACTCTGGTACTGGAAACACCAATGAATAAATATGCTTAGAAAGCAAAGGATGCTTATGGAAAGGAACATAAAATCAATACCAGGTGGATTATTCCATCCTTCTAATAACAATTTGCTTCTGGTTCCTTAGAACGAACCgagtctgttttttcttttctctttcaggtgaGGACTCTGGAGCGTGCCTGAGGAAATACGTGAAGCTGTTAATCGTTTGTGTAGTTTTGTCAGTGATtgctttgttaatatttatagGATGTTTGATATACCACTGCAGATGTTGTTTTGGACGACTATTGTTGCTGCCTTCAATATCTGGGGAACCTCCTGTGCCCCTCTTTTCGGCTTGGAGTGGCAAAATGAGTTTGTGGCTCTAGGCCAGCAAGTGGCCAACACTTTTAATCTGACTAATTGTTGGGTATGTGGTGAGCCCTTAGGTTTGGAAAGCTGACCATGGACTGCTGTCCCTATTTCCCCCAAATGGTTAGTGAGTAATTACAGTGAGGTCAAAAATGATTCTTACTGGGGTGAAGACACACAGCCCTGGACAATACAATATCCAGTCCAAGGTGGATATTGTCTGAACCGAACACAGAAAGATGGTATTCCCGTGGGAAATAGCAAGTGCAACTGGACCTATACTTATGACAACCATTGCCTCACTGACGGTTGTAGACCAATTGATTGTTCAAACCATAGGGCAACTATAACACTGCCAGAAGGGGACGACCAGGCATATTGTCTCCTCTTGAGTTCCAGTTCCCCAAATTTTGTGCCTCGCTGGTCCGGATGGGCCTGGGTGAATCAAACAGGGCACAGGAAACGGTTTTCCCATTTTTGGTCTTCCACTAATCAGTCTAATAACCTTCTTAATGTTACCTGCTTTTGGCACCACGGTTCCGGTGCCTGGAAATGCAGACTCACTGATGGGACTCAAATTTGGTGGTCAAGTGATAATAAAGACCGCTGTCAGGGACATTTGAGCATAGGTCCGGATGGACTTCCTATCTGTTGGGGCACCACAGAGGAGGTGGGAAAAGCTGTGGACAGGTTGTTGATGAATGGTCTGTCAGATCATCCTCTGGGAGTAGGTAATTCAACATATTTCCAGTCACCACGGACACCTACCGGTTTGTTTGAAAATGGTGCACGAGCCTTAAAGGGTCACTATTGGGTGTGTGGCCAACGTGCCTACAAACTGCTACCAGCAAATTGGACTGGAGTGTATTATGTGGGGGTAATTCaccctttgtttttcctgctcccAGACGATGAAGGGGATGGACTGGGTGTTAAGGTATATGATGATCTCAATCGATATCGGCGATCCATTGATACCTCTATAGCAGGTGGGAGTGGTCAAACCTGGGGCAAAGATGAGTGGACGCCTCAACATATCATACAACATTATGGACCTGCCACCTGGAACCCCAATGAGTGGGCTAGCGGTGCTCGAGAACCTATCTATAACCTAAATCGTATCATCCGGTTACAAGCTGTCCTAGAGATCATTACTAATGAGACAGCCCGTACCCTTGATCTATTGGCGGATCAAGCCACACAAATGCGAACAGCAATATTACAACATCACATGGTTCTAGATTACCTGCTAGCCGAGGAAGGAGGTGTTTGTGGTAAACTAAATGATTCtaactgttgtttaaaaattgatGACAGCGGGAAAATTGTTAAACAAATTACTGCGGGAATACGAAAGCTGGCCCATGTTCCTGTCCAGACATGGAAAGGCTGGGACATTGATATGttttcctggctccctggtgGTCCATGGGTTAAACGAATCCTATTTTACTTGTTGTGTGGTTTTACCATGTTATTCTTTTTACCATGTATCATTCCATGCTTTATACAATTGATTCAACATGTTGTAACCAATATGCAATTTGTAACTACTATTTCGCCTGATGGTGTTAAACAAATTCGTGCTGTACAGCGAACCACACCGTCGATAATGCAGATTGTCTGAAATGCTCTCTTCTCACTTATGTATATAGCTATCTTTTCTCAAAACCACCACGGGTCCCGAAACAATCTTTGAGCCATGGGGTggtgtaagagactgaattcttatcctgaaccatttgcctcaaagattgtaAGGTGTGGGGGACTGGAccatcatctcaaggaactgtgaactgcttatcttgagccctttgtctctaagatggcctgtttaagcaggacactcctctgtccataaggacgattaccaggccattgaggcatccagaggaggaaacGGGGCTAGagctgataagatactggtttctggtgttgatcacgcaATGGTCgtgtgatagacgaaacctgcagcgcatgagatcattgaaatatgccctataaaaaactcATAGAGATAAGCTGTGGGCAGCCTTCTTCACCACCAAAGAactgaagactgaggaccaacgggacaccgctggatccatggtggtgactatcctagcaatcctagcccaactgcttgcttaatttccaccttttcttccattctatcctatcgctaccattttccacttttgataa includes:
- the LOC138683419 gene encoding LOW QUALITY PROTEIN: uncharacterized protein (The sequence of the model RefSeq protein was modified relative to this genomic sequence to represent the inferred CDS: inserted 1 base in 1 codon), whose product is MSDSKVARLKEALFDFLEKHKVRPSVLGIDWAQGNWYNLQSVVDRMVALQKDARVRSGNGKAIFCAVLGVSLAAAVEDRDCHLTAESQIIEFLQNLAQSLMGQVAGLKAQLEAEKNQVKHSQIALKERLLAGTVREEIPPRSEIGYPFKDLQAAKEXEKLELPSLRPLVKTEYTYDDEQDQFHQVTTKEVPYTAIELAKLKKEFGRTPKESETEYVWRVSLSGADQILLSEKEVEGYWGPGVFLTTGNHRAPWSLTQRAAYWAGGLNPLERGDPLAITGTVDQLVESVQKAACLQMMYDRKLEPRQESPVMMSVDPERMTPLIRGLPDSLKPIGIQLQGKIQTMPQGESVAAASGGFTPDQHHRPPDKKMWTWGEVAQELINYGHKYGPVNPPATKTDSRGLRRAEVKIVPCPGSDKRTPLARPPGGRGIPNKRNILWARGYQIGIPRDLMDGMPTDKLEKLVTGWPDKSANRKVDFENTTLNAPSLIDVSETNATQEPAGN